The stretch of DNA GCTAATGAAAAATAACTGCTGTTATATTGGACATTCTTACGGATCCCTACCGGCAGTTGAGTCGCAACGTTGAGCTGAGTTTTATCGACAAAGTAAGCCTGCTGCGAGTTAATCACAATGGGTGCTGGGTGACCCGCGTTAACTAATTCAACTGCGCCAGTGACAGTATTGGCGATGCCTATCACCATCGTCGCGAAGCAGCCGCTATTTTGTGGGTCATCAAACTCATTGTTAAGCGTGTTGATGAGAGTGCACACATCTAATGCTCGCCAGGCATCTTGGTTGTTCGTTAAATGCTGTGCCAAGGTGAAGCTTTGCATAGAAGCCGCTGTACCATGGCCACTGACATCAAGTAGATAAAAGCCAATATGCTGCTCGTCAATATTAAAGCATTGAAAAATATCTCCAGCCAAGTCGTGTGCAGGTTTAAACTCACAGGTCACTTGCCATTGTTGATTGAGCTGACCGTTGTCTGGCAGCAGCGCTTGCTGCAGTTGGGCTGCCAACGCAAGATCTTGTTTGACTAAACGGAGGTATTGTTGCTCTTTTTCAAGCAAGTGGTTGAGTGACTTATTTTTTTGTGCCAGTTGGCGCTGCATCTCTATTATTCGCAGTCCGGCATTGATCCTCGCTTTGAGCACGGCACTATTAAAGGGCTTAGCAACATAATCATCTGCGCCGGAATTTATCCCCTCAACAATATGGCTATTATCACTGTTCCCGGTGAGTAGTATGGTATACGGGTTATTGATTGAGCATTTGAGTATTTTGCAAAACTCGATGCCGTTCATGTTTGGCATCATCCAATCTGTAATAACGAGATCGATATCGTGATCGCTCAGGTAATCAATAGCAGATTCGGCATCGGAGAAATCAACGCTATTGAGTCCCATCGCGGTGATTAAAGCGCTTAACAAGCAGCGTTCGCTATCACAATCTTCGACAAGCATGATTTTAAACGGTTGCTTTGTTTCTGAAGCGGTCAACACTGTCATTACTCAATTCGCAAAATTGTTGGGCTATGCAGTGAGAAAGCAAAGGCTATGCCATCATCGACGATAGCTGAGCTATCTATTTGTATATAGTGATCATTTGCATTTTTAAAGGTTTTGGTGGCTGCCTTGAGTGCTATTTTGCAATTGAGATTGTTGCAAATTGCGAATGGCTGTTCCATATTGGGGTCAAGCATTAATAAACAATAAGTCTTTGTCATAGAAAGAGATTTTAAATTCTCTGTTTGATTTCGCCTATTCTTAATCTTGGCGTACTTATTGCTGGTATTAGTAAAATGAAAATAGATTTAGCTCAAGGATGGAACGGCATGTTTTCACTCTTCTATAGAGAACAAAGGCTTTTGATGCATGGCTCAAAAATAGTGATGGCTAGCTTGCTACTATGCTTTGCACAGACCTGTATTGCTGAGGTTGAGAGCCGTCGCTCAACGGACATATTAGTCTTTGGCGTTGTGCCTCAGCAAGCGGCCAGTACACTCGCTAAAGCTTGGGGGCCGCTGTTGGCTGCAGTGTCGCAAAATGCAAAGCTTGATTTGCGTTTTGCAACTGCGCCCGACATTCCTACTTTTGAATCTAGGCTTGCAAGGGGGGAATATGACATCGCTTATATGAATCCTTACCATTATGCGCAGTTTCATCAATCACAGGGTTATCAGGCTCTTGTTAAAGAAAAAGATAAAAAGCTCAAAGGTATTATTGTGGTGGCTAAGGATGGGCCTTATCACACTCTGGATGCCTTAGCAGGAAAGACGATAGCGTTTCCCGCGCCAGGTGCATTTGCGGCCAGTATGATCCCAAGGGCGAACTTAAAGCAGCGAAATATCGACTTTACAGCTAAGTTTGTTGGCTCGCATGATTCTGTCTATTTAGCCGTATCACAGGGGTTATTTGAAGCGGGTGGCGGCGTTGGTAGAACATTCAATAATTTACCCGTTGAAATTAAATCTAAGTTACGCATTCTTTGGACCACCCCAAAGTACACGCCTCACGCCATTGCTGTGCATCCGAGAGTGTCTGCAAGCACACGTAAAATATTGACGGCAGAGCTAGAGGCTTTGTCGGCGTCGCCGCAAGGTCAGGCCCTGCTCGACACGCTTGGTTTTAGTGCATTTAAAGCGGCTCAAAATAGTGATTGGGATGATGTTAGAGCATTAAAACTGGGTGAGTTATCCATTCCGCTAAAGGAGGGTAACTAATGTCTTTTAGATTAAAAACTATTCTTGGCATTGCCATTATTGAAGGCTTGCTGTTAATGCTTCTGGTGTATACCAGTATCGACTATTTAAAATCCTCTAATGAATCTGAAATAGAAAAACGGGCTCAATCAACGGCATTATTGTTTGCTGCCGCCGCAAAAGATGCCGTGCTCAGTACCGACTTATCAACGCTGAGTAATTTAGCCAATGAGCTAATTGCAACTAATCAGGTGTTGTATGTGAATGTCTTTAATAGAGATGACCTGTTAGTGACCGCAGGAGTGACTGATGGCGCTCATTTAGCGGCGCGTGATAGCAGCGTGACTTATGTTGATGATGGCATTTTGGATATCGAGGCCATGGTCGCCGAGTCTGGCATTGTTTATGGCAGAGTCGAGCTTGGGGTTGAAATATCAAAGCTTGATATTTTTATTGCTGATGCCACCAAACGATTTCTATTTATTGCCGCGTTGGAAATGCTGCTTGTTGCGCTTTTCTCTTGGTTATTGGGTCACTATTTAACCCGAAATCTACAGCAATTGAAATTGGCCTCAACACGTGTGTTTGCAGGGGAGAAACAAGTCAAAATACCGGTAACATCAGAGGATGAAATAGGCCAAGCTGCCCATGCTTTCAATCAGATGGTTGAACAGATCGATATTAAAACCCATGCGCTAGAGAATGCCAACACACGCCTGAGTACCATTTTAGGCACCGCATTAGATGGCTATATCATCATCAATACGCGTGGTGAGATAAGCGAAGTGAACCCTGCTGTTAGCCGCCTTTTTGGTTATAAAGACAGTGAGTTATTAGGCGAAAATGTATCGTTACTTTTACCTTTATCTGAACGGCCCATGCATGACGGTTATATCCGTAACTATCTTGAGAGTGGTGACGCTAAAATCATCGGCAAAGGTCGGGAGTTACTGGCGCAACACAAAGAGGGGAAGCTGTTTCCCATTGAGCTATCAATCTCAAAAATGATGCTCGATGGCGAGCTACTGTTTTTAGGATTAGTCAAAGATCTTAGTGATGTAAAACGGGCGCTGGTGGCGGCGCAAAGAACAGAGTCTATTTTGTTAGCCACCTTAGAAGGCAGTAAAGATGCATTAGTCACCATCGATATTGCCGGTAACATTCAAGAGGTAAATGACTCCGCTTGTTTAATGTTTCATGCCCATCAGCTTGATTTGATTGGTGAATCGATGGAAACTCTATTGTTTAGAGGTGAGGCGAAAATCGCGTTTAGGGGCATGTTAGAAGAGTATCGTCGCACGGGTGCCGGCAAGGCCATTAAAAATGCCACCGAAATGCACGCGACGGACTTTAGTGGCAAGCCTATCGCAATTGAGCTGACTTTGATCCCGGTGCAGTTAGGCGACGAAATGCTGTTGACCGCGTTTATTCGTGATATTTCAAGACGTATGGAGTACGAAACTCAGCTTAAGCTGGCAAAAGACCAAGCTGAACAGGGCAGTAAAGCAAAATCCCGATTCTTGGCTACCATGAGCCACGAAATTCGCTCTCCTCTTAATGCTGTGCTGGGAAGCGTTGAGCTGATGCTGGATTCACGGCTGAATAAAGAGCAACGTATCTATGCCAATACGGCAAAAGAAGCGGGCACGGCGCTGTTAAGTACCATTAACGATATTTTGGATTTTTCTAAAATTGAAGCTGGGCAGATGTTGTTAGAGCAAAGTGCCTTTTCGGCAGCAAAACTGGTCAGTCAAGTGCTACAGATTTTGTCACCTAAAGCACAAGATAAAGGGGTTACCTTAGCCAGCTTTGTCAATTCTAATATACCCGAAAGTCTGATTGGAGATGGTCAGCGATTACGCCAAGTGCTACAAAACTTAGTTGATAATGCGATTAAATTTTCATCCGGTGGTTGCGTGGCTGTCGAGATGTGGTTGCTTGAAGGTACCTCTAGCAAGGTGCAGTTATGCTGTACTGTATCGGACCAAGGTATTGGTATTCCCCAAGAAGCACAAGGCACGTTATTTAAGGAGTTCAGCCAGGTTCATGATGGCTACAATACCAACTATAGCGGCACGGGGCTGGGCCTCGCCATTTGCGCAGAACTTATCAACCGTATGGAAGGCAATATTGCAGTACGGAGTCAACAAGGACGAGGCAGTTGCTTTAGTTTTGATGTCAAACTTGAGTTGGACAACACCGAAGTGCTGTTAACGCCTCATATACCCGCTCATGCTCGTGTGTTGCTGGTACATCCCAATACGACCTATTGTGAATTGTTTACCAAACAATATAGGCAATATGGGGTAACCGCTATTTGTGTCGATAGCATCGACAACATCTTCAATGTATTAAAGGTGCAAGGTCGTTTTAATTTAGTGTTGATTGATGAACGCTGCTTAGTCGATCTCAAAGTGGAGCAGGCTAAAGAGATTAAACAATCATTTCTTTATGATGAGGCGCTAATGGCGGCACTCATGACGGTGGTTGTGCCTGAAGCGTCAAAATTATTGGCAGAGGTGGGCCTTGAGCAAGTGGTTAATAAACCACTAAGCAGAGACATGATGCTTGGCATGCTCAGTGGTGATCACAGCTTTAATACTGAGTTAAGCAGCGCTGAAGATATGTTGATGAATGAAAGCCAAACTCAATTACCGATTTTGTTAGCAGAAGACAGCCCTGCAAACCAAATTGTGGCCAGCGCGCTATTAAATAAATCAGGCTTTAAAGTTGAAATTGCTAATAATGGTAAAGAAGCCGTGGCTATGGCAGCGAATAAAGAATATGCGTTGATTTTAA from Shewanella sp. Choline-02u-19 encodes:
- a CDS encoding SpoIIE family protein phosphatase; its protein translation is MTVLTASETKQPFKIMLVEDCDSERCLLSALITAMGLNSVDFSDAESAIDYLSDHDIDLVITDWMMPNMNGIEFCKILKCSINNPYTILLTGNSDNSHIVEGINSGADDYVAKPFNSAVLKARINAGLRIIEMQRQLAQKNKSLNHLLEKEQQYLRLVKQDLALAAQLQQALLPDNGQLNQQWQVTCEFKPAHDLAGDIFQCFNIDEQHIGFYLLDVSGHGTAASMQSFTLAQHLTNNQDAWRALDVCTLINTLNNEFDDPQNSGCFATMVIGIANTVTGAVELVNAGHPAPIVINSQQAYFVDKTQLNVATQLPVGIRKNVQYNSSYFSLAQQEHLLLYSDGIYECRHPKHGFLGQPRLLKIINDARTLTPDSLLHHLTHSCDLWQQKQAQDDVSLMLISTQSATNNPFTCLLN
- a CDS encoding phosphate/phosphite/phosphonate ABC transporter substrate-binding protein, coding for MASLLLCFAQTCIAEVESRRSTDILVFGVVPQQAASTLAKAWGPLLAAVSQNAKLDLRFATAPDIPTFESRLARGEYDIAYMNPYHYAQFHQSQGYQALVKEKDKKLKGIIVVAKDGPYHTLDALAGKTIAFPAPGAFAASMIPRANLKQRNIDFTAKFVGSHDSVYLAVSQGLFEAGGGVGRTFNNLPVEIKSKLRILWTTPKYTPHAIAVHPRVSASTRKILTAELEALSASPQGQALLDTLGFSAFKAAQNSDWDDVRALKLGELSIPLKEGN
- a CDS encoding PAS domain S-box protein, giving the protein MSFRLKTILGIAIIEGLLLMLLVYTSIDYLKSSNESEIEKRAQSTALLFAAAAKDAVLSTDLSTLSNLANELIATNQVLYVNVFNRDDLLVTAGVTDGAHLAARDSSVTYVDDGILDIEAMVAESGIVYGRVELGVEISKLDIFIADATKRFLFIAALEMLLVALFSWLLGHYLTRNLQQLKLASTRVFAGEKQVKIPVTSEDEIGQAAHAFNQMVEQIDIKTHALENANTRLSTILGTALDGYIIINTRGEISEVNPAVSRLFGYKDSELLGENVSLLLPLSERPMHDGYIRNYLESGDAKIIGKGRELLAQHKEGKLFPIELSISKMMLDGELLFLGLVKDLSDVKRALVAAQRTESILLATLEGSKDALVTIDIAGNIQEVNDSACLMFHAHQLDLIGESMETLLFRGEAKIAFRGMLEEYRRTGAGKAIKNATEMHATDFSGKPIAIELTLIPVQLGDEMLLTAFIRDISRRMEYETQLKLAKDQAEQGSKAKSRFLATMSHEIRSPLNAVLGSVELMLDSRLNKEQRIYANTAKEAGTALLSTINDILDFSKIEAGQMLLEQSAFSAAKLVSQVLQILSPKAQDKGVTLASFVNSNIPESLIGDGQRLRQVLQNLVDNAIKFSSGGCVAVEMWLLEGTSSKVQLCCTVSDQGIGIPQEAQGTLFKEFSQVHDGYNTNYSGTGLGLAICAELINRMEGNIAVRSQQGRGSCFSFDVKLELDNTEVLLTPHIPAHARVLLVHPNTTYCELFTKQYRQYGVTAICVDSIDNIFNVLKVQGRFNLVLIDERCLVDLKVEQAKEIKQSFLYDEALMAALMTVVVPEASKLLAEVGLEQVVNKPLSRDMMLGMLSGDHSFNTELSSAEDMLMNESQTQLPILLAEDSPANQIVASALLNKSGFKVEIANNGKEAVAMAANKEYALILMDMRMPEMDGIEATEHILLQKPQQRIIAMTANVQKEDVELCMNAGMKDFVPKPVNRAQLIKAVNRWVTKDPSMTRVSYQANHQVNGYGQSLAAEWDDPVRAESPLYTASPQADKDPIECVSKRTPSISSSASTISQEPNKDGYQTEGQSLTEKHGRDQGSASDVVEEINSQLLDEATLKELTSMLGEEAMTRMFSVFINEAEERLGILKSLLKAYQSLGECDLDEVDIQAHTLKSSAGSFGAQALSVAAKGLELSAKEGDINQVVQLLSDVIDIGEKTLQVFNARLT